In Zingiber officinale cultivar Zhangliang chromosome 8B, Zo_v1.1, whole genome shotgun sequence, a single genomic region encodes these proteins:
- the LOC122015728 gene encoding subtilisin-like protease SBT4.3, producing the protein MTSLLSHLVALAFFISFILLFSSASSNEERKVYIVYMGAQHSSQYPTYELHLNLLKEIFVNCSPSESLVYSYQRSFSGFAAKLSIDEAEKLNDMEGIISVFPSKTLKLRTTRSWDFLNFSQRVNRNPTLESDIIIGMIDTGIWPESKSFSGQGLRPPPRKWKGACVNMTCNNKIIGARYYNSLGDYMFSEPSPRDFQGHGTHTASIAAGRTVSHASLYGLAKGMARGVVPSARLAVYKVCWWFGCTDQDILAAFDDAISDGVDIISLSVAYAIAADYFQDSIAIGAFHAMANGILTSTAAGNAGPYRGTVSNVALWTLVAAASSIDRHIIDKVVTGNHVSTLGASVNTFATKNRDDHPLIYMQGNATILPGDCTALPDINMVKGKIVLCKNPVANIHKSEEVFDSEAPLVASFSSRGPNTITPDILKPDISAPGIDILAAWSRVAPVSGIINDTRVVKYNIISGTSMACPHVTGVAAYVKSFHPNWSPAAIMSALMTTAKPMFPSARQDELSYGAGQLNPVKAVDPGLVYDAGASDYVQMLCNSAYNETMIKMVTGDASSYSGSSKGTARDLNYPSMALHVQSGKAFAAKFLRTVTNVGGARRYRYKAEVWADH; encoded by the exons ATGACTTCTCTACTATCACATCTGGTAGCTCTTGCATTTTTCATAtcctttattcttttattttcgtCAGCATCTTCAAATGAAGAAAGAAAG GTATATATTGTGTATATGGGAGCTCAACACTCATCTCAGTACCCAACCTATGAACTCCATCTTAATTTGCTTAAAGAAATTTTTGTGAACTG CTCGCCTAGTGAGTCTTTGGTGTATAGTTACCAGAGGAGTTTTAGTGGATTTGCTGCCAAACTTTCTATAGACGAGGCAGAAAAATTGAACG ACATGGAGGGAATAATTTCAGTGTTTCCTAGTAAAACCCTGAAGCTTCGCACGACGAGATCATGGGATTTCCTTAACTTCTCGCAGAGAGTAAACAGGAATCCTACACTGGAAAGTGACATCATCATTGGAATGATTGATACCGGAATCTGGCCGGAATCTAAATCCTTCAGCGGTCAGGGATTGAGACCTCCACCGAGGAAATGGAAGGGTGCTTGCGTAAATATGACATGCAACAA taaaatcaTCGGGGCGCGCTATTACAATAGCTTAGGTGATTACATGTTTAGCGAGCCATCGCCACGCGACTTTCAAGGTCATGGGACTCACACAGCTTCCATCGCTGCCGGTCGAACAGTCTCCCATGCCAGCCTCTACGGCCTCGCCAAGGGCATGGCTAGGGGGGTCGTGCCGTCAGCGAGGCTCGCGGTGTACAAGGTGTGCTGGTGGTTCGGGTGCACCGATCAAGACATCTTGGCGGCATTTGACGATGCAATCTCAGACGGTGTCGACATCATCTCCCTGTCTGTCGCCTATGCCATCGCCGCGGATTACTTCCAAGACTCGATAGCGATTGGCGCCTTCCATGCCATGGCAAACGGGATTTTGACGTCGACAGCCGCAGGGAATGCAGGGCCATACCGTGGCACGGTCAGCAACGTGGCACTGTGGACGTTGGTGGCGGCGGCGAGCAGCATCGATAGGCACATCATTGACAAGGTGGTCACCGGAAATCATGTGTCCACTTTG GGAGCTTCTGTGAACACGTTTGCGACAAAAAATAGGGATGATCATCCCTTGATCTACATGCAGGGAAATGCAACTATTTTACCAGG GGATTGCACTGCTTTGCCAGATATAAACATGGTGAAAGGGAAGATTGTTCTCTGCAA AAATCCTGTGGCTAACATCCACAAAAGTGAAGAAGTTTTTGACTCCGAGGCTCCCCTGGTTGCTTCGTTCTCATCGAGAGGCCCAAACACCATCACCCCTGACATCCTGAAG CCTGATATAAGTGCTCCAGGAATTGACATTTTGGCCGCCTGGTCACGGGTTGCACCAGTGTCAGGCATCATCAACGACACAAGGGTCGTAAAGTACAACATAATCTCGGGCACTTCCATGGCTTGTCCCCACGTAACCGGCGTCGCCGCCTACGTCAAGTCTTTCCACCCAAATTGGTCGCCGGCAGCCATCATGTCGGCGCTCATGACGACAG CCAAACCGATGTTTCCTTCGGCCCGCCAAGACGAATTATCGTATGGAGCCGGGCAACTGAACCCGGTGAAGGCCGTCGACCCAGGTCTTGTCTATGACGCTGGTGCCAGTGACTACGTGCAAATGCTCTGTAACTCGGCCTACAACGAAACCATGATCAAGATGGTCACCGGCGACGCCAGTTCCTACTCTGGCAGCAGCAAAGGAACGGCGAGGGATCTCAATTACCCTTCCATGGCCTTACATGTTCAGTCCGGCAAAGCCTTCGCCGCGAAGTTCTTGAGAACAGTGACCAACGTCGGCGGCGCCCGACGCTACAGGTACAAGGCGGAGGTCTGGGCTGATCACTGA